The Triticum urartu cultivar G1812 chromosome 6, Tu2.1, whole genome shotgun sequence genome includes the window agtttgttcggagtcccaaatgtgatcacagacatgacgaggagtctcgaaatggtcgagacataaagattgatatattggacgactatattcggacaccggaagtgttctgggtgatttcggagaaaaccggagtgccggagggttaccggaaccccccgggagaagtaatgggccttatgggccctagtggagagagagagagaggcgaccagggtgggccacgcgcccctccctctctggtccgaattggactaggagagggggggcggcgcccccctttccttctccctctcctccttcctttccccctcctagtaggagtaggaaagaggggagtcctactcctactaggaggaggactcctcctccttggcgcgcccaagggccggccggcctccccccttgctcctttatatacgggggcaggggggcacctctagacacataggttgatcttggagatcgttctcttagccgtgtgcggtgcccccctccaccataatcctcgataatattgtagcggtgcttaggcaaagccctgcgacggtagaacatcaagatcgtcaccatgccgtcgtgctgacggaactcttccccgacactttgctggatcggagtccggggatcgtcattgagctgaacgtgtgctagaactcggaggtgccgtagtttcggtgcttgattggtcgggccgtgaagacgtacgactacatcaaccgtgttgtcataacgcttccgctgttggtctaggagggtacgtagacaacactctcctctctcgttgctatgcatcaccatgatcttgcgtgtgcgtaggaaattttttgaaattactacgttccccaacataaaggagtaaaaagagccttacgttcccttccacaatcaattcccttatataactaaagcatttatagactcaactttgaccagtttggcttggtaatcctataggcagtcaggctctgataccaaagctgtcaggaccccaatCCTAAGTCACagcgatctagcatgtaacacatcatatcactttgcggcctcacgcacggtattaccacgggtgccaccttacctatgttggggaacgtagtaatttcaaaaaaattcctacgcacacgcaagatcatggtgatgcatagcaacaagaggggagagtattgtctacgtaccctcgtagaccgaaagcggaagcgttagcacaacgcggttgatgtagtcgtacgtcttcacgatccgaccgatccaagtaccgaacgcacggcacctccgagttcagcacacgttcagatcgatgacgtcccgtgaactccaatccagtagagcttcacgggagagttccgtcagcacgatggtgtggtgactatgatgatgttctatcgtcgcagggcttcgcctaagcaccgctacgatatgatcgaggtggattatggtggaagggggcaccgcacacggctaagagatcaagagatcaattgttgtgtctatggggtgcccctggccacgtatataaaggagtggaggaggagggtaccggcctagaggaggaggcgcgcccaagggtggcaatcctactccaagtaggttttgccccccctttcctattccaactaggagaagggggaaggaggaggtggagagaaggaaggagaaggggggccgcgcccccttccctttcccaattcggattggggcaaggggggctgcgcaccacctcctgctgcctctcctcttccactactttgggcccatgaggcccaataacccccggggggttccggtaactccccgatactccggtatatatccgataacctcCAGTattcagaatgaacaagggggttctgcttgcttggcacttctgaagatagtatagctcttcatcggtgtcatcgatctcacgTCGGTACCATGTCTACCGAGGGGAACAATtaccggcaacagagaggaaacgcaatcaatgcaatgcaacaatatgatgcatgatcatgacatggcaacatgctggtgttttgagctaatgcaactagcaacaaagttaaatgaagttggtttaaaccaaaggttcaaattcaaactccatatgtgattatttAAATGTCAAACATATGATTTGCCCTATTCAGCAACTATAAGTTGTtccaacatgcatgaaaatggtatagatggatagattgaatttttctgataatttttcatatataaattatttcatttggagttatggttgaatttctatgaatttttgaagttttagACATTTCCTGGATTATTTTAAATCCATTAACTACATCAGCATTACGGCACAGTGACGTCAGCAGGTTAACAGCAgttggtccaggtcaaacctgacaagCAGGTCCCACTAGGCGCGTCGGACGGTGGCAGCTGCGGGTGCTGGGGTGGCGTGCAACGGCGGCGGCGACAAGCCGGGCGGTGGACGGAGCTCGGGACACACGGGCGCGGTTGCTGCAGTGCGTTAGCGAGCGGTATGAGGTGCTGGGCGGACTCCACATGGATCCGGTAGCACGCGGGACTCGATGGTTCGAGCAACGGAGCACAGCAGCTAGGTTCCCGGCACCCATGGCGGACTGCGGTGCTCGGGCACGCGGGCGAGGATGCTACGGCACGGGAACGAGCGAAATGAAAAAGGGGAAATGGGCAGGAGCTCACGGTGAAGATGATGAGCAGGTCAGTGGGCTCGGGGGAGGCCGGACGGCGTCGGGGCAATGCGGGCGATCTCGGAGGCCGGAGTTGAAGACGACGGTGGTGGCGGCGTTCCCGGGCACCCAACGTTGCGTGACTCGTTGGAGAGGACGAGGGCGTCTTCGCGGAGCTCAGGGGCGTGTCTAGGGGCATAGGGGAGGCCGGTGGCTATGGCTACGGCAGcgacgagcggcggcgacggccgCCCTCGGGTGGCTGTGCGCGAGAGAAACAGAGGAGGGGAGAGAGAGCAGCGAgtgaggggaggggagagagGTCTCTGGGCATCTCCGTGGCGCGAGGGGGGGGGAGGGAGAGCTCACCAGCACGAAGCAGGAGCTGGCGTGCGTGTGCTGGCTTGCCAGTGGGCACAAGGTTGAAGACAACcttgcccctggtgggctgggccaacaGTGCCAGGCCAGGTGGGCTGCCAGGTGGCTACAGGTAAacacttctctctctctctcatttgttttctattttctatttttcttttctgttttgatttagtttctaGACCAAATCATTTTTGTAGCTTCTGAAATTTATTATGTGGCCTGATACAAAATATTCAGAGCCACTCACAAATTTTCAGAAATACTGGAGTTATAAAAGTATTTATAGAAATTTATATCTGCAATTCAAATAAGtattgatttaattcaaagaCCAAAAATGTCCTGGAAAAATGTGTATCATCTCTGGTTAAGGTTTTCACCTTTTTacataaatcatgaacatttctgaagggcattttgggttcattgaaatatattttatttgaacctatttgaattctATTTGATGCTAGGGCTTGAGCATCCCATTTCAAAATTTCATGCaagttaaacatgatgcaagcaagatgcaaacactaggcagtaccagaagctagggatgtgacaatgCACTTGCTAccagaagcccccccccccccgcccctcTCCCCCTGCCTATGAAATTCGTGGATACGGCCAACCACGCATCGCGCAACAACTCATCCTCCATGGTAAAGTACCCCACCATCCTTCGTACTCTAAAAAACGACATGGTGTTTGAAAATAAGTTCAATGGCATTTGACCGAACACCTACTGGGCATGGTGTCCGCCATGGGTGACATCGACAAGGTGGGGTGTACTTGCCTACGGACGGGTCCTGGGTAGACGACACCATCGTGAAAGGTGGGCTGGCGGGTCGGTGCTGGTTGTGGAGGGCCGCCCGGAGAGGTAGAACAACAACGTCAGAGGAGGAGGGTGTGGATGCAAAGTAAGGGGGGAGATGCGACGGAATGGAAGAAAATGGGACCGGAAGGAAAGATTTAGTGGGCCGGGGTGTCGGATTCCTATGTCCGGACTCCTGCAAGCCCCCATCCTCCCACTTTGCTTCAACTTCGCGGGAAAAAGTGTGTTTAGACCGCTCGGTGGATCGATAGAGCCCGCCTTGGAGATGCCCTTATACATATATATAGTCAAATAAAACAAAATGTTGCACATAGTTTACAACCAAATAAGTCACATAGTTTCTCCAtcacaataaataaaaatctcaTAGTGTATTACAACCAAGTGAATTTAAAATTATACCAAATACGTTGAAAGAAAATGAGCCAATACACCCATTCATTTTGAAGCTGAATGTGAGTTGTCCAATCACACATTTCTTGATGAAATTAGATAAAGTGTGTAAATGTTGCCGCTCCATACTCACGTTTAACATTCTTACCCTGAAAGTCCCACCCTTGATCAAAGATGTTCGTCCTCTaagatcatgttgtgcatgatcacacaaacGGTCATCACCTCCTACATCCTCTGAGGGTTCCATGTTCTATCAGGGTGCCTAACAATAGCCCATCGAGATTGGATAATATTGAAAGAACGCTCCACATCCTTCCTAGTACTCTTTTGTTCTTGGGTAAACCTACTCTCCCACGGGCTTGGAGATTGTCTTCACAATAGTTGACCATTGAGGATAGATACCATCATTTAGGCAGTATCTCTTGTATTTCTGGCCATTGACCTCAAAATTGATCTATGGGGAGTTGCCTTCTTAAAGCTTTGTGAACACCGATGAGCACTGAAGCATGTTGATGCCATTGTGAGAACCTATCATGCCGGAAAAAGTGTCGAATCTAGAGTTCTTGTGAAGTTGTGATGTCACAGCTTCAAGGATGACCATGCAAGCTTTAACATGTCCCTTATATTGCTCTTTCCAAGCAAATGGACAGTTCTTCCACGGACGGTGCATACCATCTATACTACCAAGCATTCCCAGAAAGCATCTAGATTCATTGATCGCCAACAACCGGGTTGTATTCACATCATTTGGTTCTGTCAAGTACTCTGGGTCAAACATTGCATATTCATCCACAAGATCATTGGGAATTCCGTATGCAAGCATCTGAACAGTTGCGGTACATTTCTGTTAAGAGGAGAAGCCAACCTTTTCAAGGGCATCATGCCTGCATTTGAAGTAATCATCATACGCCACCACTCCCTCCCGAATACGGTTGAACATATGTCTCGCCATCTGGAAGCGTCGCTGAAAAAGCTTGGGAGGGAATAGTGCGTCAATGAAATTGAAATTATCGCTGTAGAGTGTGCAATGGATACTCTCTCTGTTACGATTCAATCCTGGAGAATGGCCCGAGATCGATCCCCTAAACCTAGGTCGCTGACTAGCAATGTGCTCATTGACGACCAAAGTAGCTAGCAACCATAGAATCCTcaccgtcggatgatgaatcgtCCGATGAACATATGAAGTTGTTGTAAAACAATATCATCCGAGTTGTCCACCATGGTACCTTGCGGGGAAATGCCTGaacaacttgcggacgacaacgAAGGTGGTCATGGTCGAGTCGTGGCCGATGCAAGGCAACGCCCTCTGCCCATACTGGCAATAGGCATGTCGAAGCACGTACCCTCCGGCAGTGATGGTGGAGGTATGCAGTGCCGACGACTCTGGGTAGGCTTGCCTTGTAGTGCTCCCGATAGTGGCGAGGAGCGGCTGCAAACGCCGACTAATGTGGGCATCACTGGATGCGATGGCGGTGGGGCCGTCGGTGGACGACGGGGCCTGGGGTAGTGGTGAAGCGGCCGGAACTGTGGTGGTGGCGTGGGCGACGAGGCCAGGGTGGTGTGTGTGAAGGGGGAGGGGGAAGAATTACCGTTGTGCCATAGACGGGCAGGCCAAGGAAGGACATGAGGAGGGCAACACGGGCGTCTGCTGCGTGTCTGCGCCGACATCCGTCCTCGTTTTGCGTCGCTGCGTTGAGTCGCGTTTTCTGTCCGCTTGGACCCAAACGGACGCGGGCGAACGAATGCGCCGtcgcgttggagttggccttaggATTCAGTCACGTATTATTTACACCAAGATTTACACTAGGATACAATCACTTTTTTCAGGGAATACCATCATGACTTTATTAATTTAAGCCGCACTTACATTGTATCAACAACGACAAAATAAAACTAGGGGGATTATGTGCCCAAACACAACTATCAAAATTACATTCATGGGCAAGTGTATGCGCCACCCGGTTTGCTTCCCTTGGACAATATGTAAACAAAACTCTATCGAAAGAGTTAGCATGAATACGAATGTCCTCAAAGATCGGAGCAGCAAATGTCTGCAGAGAACCCTTCGTCCTGAAGAGTATCAACAACTCCTGCAGAGTCATACTGGATGACCAGTTTCTGACAGCCTAGTGGATTTGTAAAATGAATTTCATGCAGAACTGTTTGGGCAAGCTGTGGCTGCATCTATCGCAAAAGGAATAACCAGAGTCATACTGGATGGCCAGTTTCTGACAGCCTAGTGGACTTGCAAAATGAAACTCATGCAGAACTGCTTGGGCAAGCTGTGGCTGCATCTATCACAAAAGGGGATTgagcttcggtgccttaaaggcaccTACCTTTtggtctatgacaggtgggccagccacctgttaggcccatctgtcataggcccaaaggcaggtgccttaaggcaccgaagcagcgtcgcACAAAAGGAATAACCTGGGAGCTCGCGGTACCCCAAAAAAGTTATAGGTCTACTGTAAACAAATTTGCGGGACACGGCTTTATCTATAAATCCTCAAATTCCCCTGTTAgattcctttgaatcaaaggagccctaaAACTGCTAAAACTACACATTCAAATAAAATAGATTTTGTGTTGATTGTCAATCGTTCTAGCTAAAACGGCAGAACCTACAAATTCAATCTGCCCTACCAGAGCTGCCGTCTACAGAAAACAAAATCCTTTTCAAACAGCTCTGCGAAATATATTACTTCCCAAATTAGAAGTAAAAAACTGCAGCTAGAAGAACACGACTCAGAAAAGTAAACAGACAAGGAGAGGTGCATAAACACACAGGCCACAACAACAGTTTTCATCATCCAGGCGAGCCAGACCATCGGGTACCACTTGGCAATTCAGAGTACATCACTTCAACCACTCTAGCTAAACCTGAGCTAGTTTACAAAAGTCAAAGTTCAACCATCCAGACCTAAGCATGGTACGGTTCCCACAACACACAACTTGATTTCGGCCCTCAAAAGAATTTCGGTTAACATCCATACACCACGGAGACACCCGTTGCGGATTCTTCATTGCCTGATCAGCTGCATGCCTGCATGTATGCTTAAGATTAAGAACCAATTCAGAAATTTAGATCATTAAGAAAGGCGAGCGATCAGGAAGAGGTGTGGTTCAAAGATTTGCCCTCGGGTTACCTGTGTAGCTGAGGTTCACTTGGAGGCTTTTATGTTAGCGAGGGCGGTAAGGGCCTCCGCGATCTTGCCTTCATTGATCGACCTAGTGGCCTGTGCAAAGAAATTTGGATTTTGCAGGACTGAGCTCCTGTTCCTGGTAATATATAAAATGGCATATATCCCAAATGTCAGCAAAAGACACTGACCTTGAGAGACGGTATGAGTGCATAAACCTCTTCAATGGTCTCAGGCCCAATGTTCGCTATCATGCATATCTGTTACAGGTACAACAAGCCATTTCATGTTGAGATGAGGGAAATGAGATACAAGAAGGTGAGAGGAAAAGAAGGGTGACGAACCTCGCCATCATTAACACCATAGTCTTTAAGGGGTCTGCAGCTATGAGTCAAGGAAATTAACTACAAAGTGGTTGCTTGGCAAAACAATTTAATTGCGTAACCACATGCAATCTCCAATACTAGCTCTTTATCAAAACAAAGGATACTCCAGGATTTCTTTCACCAACTTCGCAGAGGTGAAGTGATTTCCTTCTTTTGCATATTGAAAGGCCTTGTCGAACGAcctgccggtgcaagaagaaaaGAGTAAACATGAAGGCACACAAGCTAACAGACTAGAACACCACATAAACAATTATTAGCGGAACATAACAGAATTAAAACAACAGATGTTCCTTACTCGGGAATTTTTATCTTTGGATCCTCTGATAAGATAGCCATATGTCCCTGAATTTTCTGCAACATTTCTGCTGCTTCACAGTTCGTTAACAATATAGAATTTGGAGACATATCTGCAACCAATTGTTATGCGGGAATCAGCTTGCCTATTTTTCGTTTAGACAGAAGGGACGTTTGAAAatcataatataagatgtttgCCCGTTTCAAATGATGTAAAACTAACAATCTCATTATACAGAACTTCTCAAGTAAAGAGCCTACTGAAATTCCATAAACTACCATTAAGGTTACTATGAAAAAAAATAAGCTTCTAGAAAAATAGAGGATATTTCAATGGAAGGAACTGACCAAGCTGAAGCTTTAGTTCTGCATCAGACATTGCaggctttgcatttgatgcgGAGCCCTTCCCACCCTTCCCAGCAGTAAATGCCTTCCCTCCTTTGCTACCTTCTCGTATGAGAACATAATACATGAAAGAAAGATATAAGACACAGAAAGGCAATCGATTGTATAACTAGAACTTTTAGTTTTATCAGCAATGTATAGCAAAAGTACAAAATGATGCATACATACCATTAGAAAAGGATGAAGCCTTTCCACCAGTTTTTAGGCTATCAGATGAAGCTTTCCCATTTGACTTGGAGTGTGTggggggagcctcttcttccgAAAAATCTAAATACAGGCAGTGATATATGAGGTTCTTGTATATTTTCAACTATATATCAATATATTATTCACATCGACTTATTCAGTTTCATTCAACAATCCAGTAAATTTTAGTGCTTATTTATGTACTGTGATCAGATATCCTGCCCTATCAAATACTGCAGCAGTTACAATGTAAGCAGCTCAATGATTACCATTTGTTATGCACAGCCATATATTGGTGAAACAAAACAATAGTGTCTTGCCTTCAACTACAAACGATATGGAGTGTCCTTTCACACTCAATGTAATTGTAAATAAAATCAACTATGAACAGATAGTCAACGAATCATCTGCAAATAAAATCAAAGGGGAACCACAAACATGGTATATAATTCTCTTTCGACATTTTTTCTGTAGTACTTAATTAATCCTATGAAGGTTGCCAAGATAAGTACTTGGCGAGCATAGAAGGTTGTGGGACTCTTCTAGTCAAATGATTCTTTACTGGAACAAAAAAGCATCATTTCATGTTTTCAAACATAAATGTTTACCCCCTTCTTGCTAAAGATGCCCTAAGCCCTAGGGTAGCAGGGTACAACCGTATAAATGAAATTTTCTGACAGTGATAAATAAAACACAATGGATGCTGATCATGTCAGACAGATAGCTCGTAACGTGCTGGCAGACACAAGTGATATTCTTATAACAAAAGCAAATACCAAAGGATTTTCTCATGGAGCAGAGCCGTGATAAGTGTAGTAAAACTAGATTTAAATAAATTGTTGCCCGGAAAATGTTTAAGGACGAGATTGAGCAATATTATTACCATCaaaatcagaatcagaatcagaaACAAGAACAACTTCATTAGAATTGTTCTGCCATCCGTTCGGTGCTCCTGTAAGAATAAACCAGTTAAGAAATCTGTCAAACTCTAAACTTGCCTTCGAAAGCTCAACTGACACAAAATTCATTTTGATAAAGCTGTAAAATCATCAGTCATCATATAGCAGGATCACACAACTGAACAACAAAAAAAACGTAACATAAAAGTCTTAGATTAAAAAAAATTCCCTGTCAGACACAAATACTTTTATTATGTTCGGGTTTGGCACCTGAGGCACTGCGGGGGTTGTCGCTCTGGTTTGGCATGGCAAAGGATATTACTGGGCGGGGCATGGGATGTCGAATATCCTGCGCATTCTGAAGGTAGTGGCCGTGCCAGGCGGCGCGGGGTTGGCGCTCAGGTTCAGGTTTGTGTTTGGGTTCAGTGTGTGGATGGAGTTGTCTGAGCTGGGCATGGGAGATTGGCGATCCTGCAGGAGGCTCAAGGCAGCTCTGAGGTTAACACTCAGGTTCAGGTTTCGCATGTAGGAGTAGACTGAGCAGGGTATGAGGCATCGGAGATCCTGCGGGTAGTGAAGGTAGCCGCCGCCCaaggcggcgctagggtttgcaTTCAGGTTTGGAATGGGGAAGGAGATGGCTGGGCAGGGCATAGGAGGATGAAGATTCGGCATGTGGTGGAGGTAGGGGACGTCGTGAAAGAGGTGACCGAGGGGTGGGAGTTAGGGCCGAAAGGCGGCGGCGGGCCGGTAGCGGCAGTGAACATGGGTGCTGCGGTAGGCGCAGGGTTAGGAGGCGACCCGAAGAGAATACCCATGTCGAAGGGAGGATCGGGGTTCTTAGTGTTCGGATTAGGGTTAAGGTTTCTGGCTGGAGACGCCATGGGAGGTGGCGGTGGAGTAGATCTAGAGAAGAGGGGAAGAGGAGGAAAGTTGGAGGTGGGATGGAGCGGAAATGAAGGTCAATAACTCAAGATATAGGCGGTGGTTGTTTTGTTGCTGTTGTGCCCCGCAATTTCACTTTATTTTGACTTAAAGCCTCTCAGTTCCAAACAAGTTGCGGTACACTAGAGTTGAAACCCATAAATCTCGAAACCAAGTCATGGCTCTTCCACGTGGATAGCTAACTTCCACGCACCCATGCCCTTGGCTAGTTCTTTCGTGATACTGCTGCTAAATGTTGCTATTTTAAATTAATTCCAAAGATACCCAGTACAATATGCATGTACATCACTCCACTCCACACATTTCAACAAGACAACAAGGTTGTAGTGTGTGTTTCTAAGATGCTGCGAAATAGAAAACCTATTGCTAGTGAACATCGAAGCATATTGGTGAGGCACGAAGACTCATTGGCGAAGTTAAAGCCAATCCTCCGTTGGCCAAGTGAGTAGTGCTCGGACCACTtcaaatatgcaagggataaaTCATCATGCTCTCCAAAGTAGTATATTCTTGAGAGAGAGAATTTACGGCCTGTCGTAAGCCGTTCTAACACAGGTATGAAAAACGCCAACTATCACATAACCACGAGCATATCACACATGTGATATTTCAGAATAGGCATATACCTCGGTTTCTAGTTTAGTTCTATATTTGATCCAAGGATTTTCTTTTACCAAAATAGGAAGGTTGGATTAACTACGGGGCTGCTTGCTTCATAGCCACGCcttgccacactttgccacatatcaagttaggcaagtttgaccaagttaGGTGGGTGTTTGGTTCTAGCCACACCTAAGGCAAGATTCTTTTGTTCAAAATAAGTCCACATGtcatacacacaaaaagtgtggcgAAATTCACTTGGACAATCCAAAGTGAGACTAAGAATTTGAGCACCTAAGCTAAGGCAAGTGTGGCAGAAGTAGTGTGGTAAAATTGGTCACCAACTAAATATGCCCTACATTAACAGGCGATCTTCCTCTGCAAAGCAGAAtta containing:
- the LOC125516073 gene encoding DNA-directed RNA polymerases IV and V subunit 4-like, yielding MYYVLIREGSKGGKAFTAGKGGKGSASNAKPAMSDAELKLQLDMSPNSILLTNCEAAEMLQKIQGHMAILSEDPKIKIPESFDKAFQYAKEGNHFTSAKLVKEILEPLKDYGVNDGEICMIANIGPETIEEVYALIPSLKATRSINEGKIAEALTALANIKASK